The Moraxella osloensis genome contains a region encoding:
- a CDS encoding DNA primase, giving the protein MSNNAIIDQIIANADIVKIIGKHVELKRSGNEFKGCCPFHGEKTPSFFVNPQKGLYNCFGCGVAGNALTFLKEYENLTAGEALKELSRQTGIELPKEAVNKSHTYKKTPVAPKPAVSQARASLHQNLAQSPAQALFDSDVAERPSITNTEALWIDAFDDFQTSDNLDASFIPFGEYDDASVGGFSPFDDMGNNSVQDSLSSLYDLLTQICQFYQYQLQQNSFAQHYLLKRGLTPHTIEEFALGFAPNGWQHLEEAFPQDIEGLKILGLVRTSQNGRDFDLLRNRVIFPIRDQQGRVIGFAGRTMSDDEQPKYINSSDSPVFHKQAVLYGLFEGRKAKAKDWLVVEGYMDVISLHQAGVYGAVASMGTALAQSQIERLLQFNPILTLSFDGDSAGQKAAWRAMEVGLPALTDGKELHFLTLPDNHDPDSYVKAHGLLAMQQQIAQAVPLSAYLYSSLTRQYPTNTPENRSKILQQLSALTQKLPKGSYGWLLREDIKNKMGLGRKNQARQAQDALLNFDSELTVQLHLQLCFLFQPELLGSLENNRISQSVIRDIYQRSEAANVFKPKHPSSKPTAPMRLDENSTGDADVINGVITDVITDVITDAMNAPCKNYDESCCLTWQAIADEELLNLITWIQTIQSRLQDFDNPNWSTYERINAKAHFILAGLTSEQQNKLIKHWARFFKELSQRNIDDISDLVTELVVQLMLETLQREQKTLKADLKALSLCIKHHQAILTWLRTWLQRKED; this is encoded by the coding sequence ATGAGTAACAATGCCATCATTGATCAAATCATTGCCAATGCCGATATCGTCAAGATTATTGGCAAGCATGTGGAGCTCAAACGTTCGGGCAATGAATTCAAAGGCTGTTGCCCTTTTCATGGCGAAAAAACGCCCTCATTTTTTGTCAATCCGCAAAAAGGGCTATATAACTGTTTTGGTTGTGGTGTCGCGGGCAATGCGCTCACCTTTTTAAAAGAGTACGAAAATCTCACCGCGGGTGAAGCGCTCAAAGAATTGTCCCGTCAAACGGGGATTGAACTGCCCAAAGAGGCTGTCAACAAATCACATACCTATAAAAAAACACCCGTTGCACCCAAACCTGCTGTATCACAAGCAAGGGCATCGTTGCATCAAAATCTAGCTCAAAGTCCCGCTCAAGCCCTCTTTGACTCAGATGTTGCCGAGCGTCCGTCTATTACCAATACAGAGGCTTTGTGGATAGACGCTTTTGATGATTTTCAAACGTCTGATAACTTAGATGCAAGCTTTATCCCTTTTGGCGAGTATGATGATGCAAGCGTTGGCGGATTTTCACCCTTTGATGACATGGGCAATAACAGCGTGCAGGATAGTTTATCGAGTTTATACGACTTATTGACCCAAATCTGCCAGTTTTATCAGTACCAATTACAGCAAAATAGCTTTGCGCAACATTATTTGCTCAAACGTGGTCTGACGCCGCACACTATCGAAGAATTTGCCTTGGGTTTTGCCCCAAACGGTTGGCAACATCTTGAAGAAGCCTTCCCCCAAGACATTGAAGGTTTAAAAATCTTAGGATTGGTGCGCACTTCGCAAAATGGGCGTGATTTTGATTTGCTGCGCAATCGGGTGATTTTCCCCATTCGCGACCAACAAGGGCGGGTGATCGGCTTTGCCGGTCGCACCATGTCGGATGATGAGCAGCCCAAGTATATCAATTCTTCAGATTCACCTGTATTTCATAAACAAGCCGTGTTGTATGGTCTTTTTGAAGGTCGCAAGGCCAAAGCCAAAGACTGGCTGGTGGTTGAAGGTTATATGGATGTCATAAGCCTTCATCAAGCGGGCGTGTATGGCGCAGTTGCCTCCATGGGAACAGCGCTGGCGCAATCACAAATCGAAAGATTGCTGCAATTTAATCCCATACTTACTTTAAGTTTTGATGGTGATAGTGCAGGACAAAAAGCCGCTTGGCGTGCTATGGAAGTTGGGTTGCCTGCGCTCACTGATGGCAAGGAATTACACTTTTTGACACTGCCAGACAATCATGATCCTGATAGTTATGTCAAAGCGCATGGTTTGTTAGCGATGCAGCAACAAATCGCCCAAGCCGTTCCCCTATCAGCGTATTTGTACTCAAGTCTGACGCGTCAATATCCTACCAATACCCCCGAAAATCGCAGCAAGATTTTGCAGCAGCTCTCTGCGCTGACCCAAAAACTACCAAAAGGCAGTTATGGCTGGTTGCTGCGTGAAGACATCAAAAACAAAATGGGATTGGGGCGAAAAAACCAAGCACGGCAAGCGCAAGATGCCCTGCTCAATTTTGATAGCGAATTGACAGTACAACTACATCTGCAGCTGTGTTTTTTGTTTCAACCAGAGCTGTTAGGCAGTTTGGAAAATAACCGCATTAGCCAATCTGTCATCCGCGATATATATCAGCGCAGCGAAGCGGCTAATGTTTTTAAACCGAAACACCCATCTAGCAAACCAACAGCCCCGATGCGACTGGACGAAAATTCAACTGGCGACGCTGATGTTATCAATGGTGTTATCACAGATGTTATCACGGATGTCATTACAGATGCGATGAATGCGCCCTGCAAAAACTATGATGAAAGCTGCTGTCTGACTTGGCAAGCCATTGCCGATGAAGAATTATTGAATTTGATTACTTGGATTCAAACCATTCAATCAAGATTGCAGGATTTTGATAACCCAAACTGGTCAACTTACGAGCGAATCAATGCCAAAGCACATTTCATACTGGCGGGCTTGACATCAGAGCAGCAAAACAAACTTATAAAACATTGGGCGCGGTTTTTTAAAGAACTTAGTCAGCGCAATATTGATGATATCTCAGACCTGGTGACAGAGCTGGTAGTTCAACTGATGTTAGAAACCCTAC
- a CDS encoding outer membrane protein assembly factor BamD — protein MHHLSKVVGVTAITLALTTLSGCQTLKNSKLLGGKDEVVATKAEKSEQGYYQAASDNIKKGNFAKAISQLNDLRTFYPVGDYSEQALLDLMYAQYQHGDYLDAIASADRFIQSYPSNPQVDYAYYVRGISNMQAASGGVMKYTKLNPAHRDMGYSRIAFNNFQQLINRFPNSAYAPDAALRMRYIYNQLAESEMDVARWYIKRKAYVAAANRAKWVFQYYPQSEAIPESIATIAYSYDKLGMTDTANQYKQLLRINYPGLIDARGNVKLDNTRTGSNWLNKATLGVLGQSSKNAAVQGLAQQSGQYSGNTKPQVIQTSIQQAAAMRLPSPATTANDETPTRPRDTTIGLGLPPDNTSQVK, from the coding sequence ATGCATCATCTTTCCAAAGTTGTGGGTGTCACCGCAATTACTCTAGCTTTGACCACTTTATCTGGCTGTCAAACGCTAAAAAATTCAAAATTGTTGGGTGGCAAAGACGAAGTCGTCGCGACCAAAGCTGAAAAAAGTGAACAAGGCTACTACCAAGCGGCGTCTGACAACATCAAAAAAGGCAATTTTGCCAAAGCGATTAGCCAGTTAAACGATTTGCGGACTTTCTATCCTGTGGGTGATTACAGCGAGCAAGCGTTACTTGACCTGATGTATGCGCAGTACCAACATGGTGACTATTTGGATGCCATTGCCAGTGCCGATCGTTTTATCCAGTCTTACCCGTCCAACCCGCAAGTTGACTACGCGTACTATGTTCGCGGCATCTCAAATATGCAGGCGGCATCAGGCGGCGTGATGAAATACACCAAGCTTAATCCTGCACACCGTGATATGGGCTATTCGCGCATTGCCTTTAATAACTTTCAGCAACTGATTAATCGTTTCCCAAACAGTGCCTATGCCCCAGACGCTGCGCTACGTATGCGTTATATTTATAACCAATTGGCAGAAAGTGAGATGGATGTAGCGCGCTGGTATATTAAACGCAAAGCCTATGTGGCAGCTGCCAACCGTGCTAAATGGGTATTTCAGTACTACCCACAAAGCGAAGCGATTCCAGAGTCTATTGCAACCATCGCCTATAGCTATGACAAACTGGGAATGACCGATACCGCCAATCAATATAAACAACTGCTTCGTATCAACTACCCTGGTCTGATTGATGCGCGTGGCAATGTCAAACTTGATAATACCCGTACCGGTTCAAACTGGTTAAATAAAGCCACATTGGGCGTGCTGGGTCAAAGTTCAAAAAATGCTGCTGTTCAAGGGTTAGCCCAGCAGTCGGGGCAATACTCAGGTAACACCAAGCCACAAGTAATTCAGACCTCAATTCAGCAAGCTGCGGCAATGCGCCTGCCAAGTCCAGCAACCACGGCAAATGATGAAACACCGACAAGACCACGTGACACCACAATTGGCTTGGGTCTGCCACCTGACAATACCAGTCAAGTCAAATAA